The Candidatus Margulisiibacteriota bacterium genome includes the window CCGTTAACGCCCGAACCTACCTGCCGGGCGATTTTGTCCATGTTATTGTTCAGGCCCCGGTTGACACATCGCAGATCACCGCCATCATGCCCGACGGCACTCCGGTCACCTTGATCCAGGACCGCCGCACCAATGTCTGGCGCGGCCTCTGGCAGGTGCCGATCGATTTTAAAAAAGAGACCTACAGTGCCAACCTCACGGCCGTCGATGTCCAAGGCAACGTCTTCACGGGCCAGACGGATTATTTTTCCGTCGGCGAACTGGCTATGATCACGCTGGTCGGCAAGCCGACGCCCGAGGCGGCCCCGAAACCGCCTTTAAGGCAGATCATTACCGCGGAAGCGGCGCCGGCCACTGTCGCCGGGCAGGAAGAACTGATCTCGCTGATCAAAAAGATCATTACGCCGCCGGCCGGCGCGCCCGCGCCGGAGCTGACTCTCGCGACCAAAAACCGGCTGGTCGAGAGGAACCTGGCGGCGGGCAAAGAAGATATTCAGCAGGGCAAGTTATCCGAAGCGGCCGCTTTTTTCCGGATAGTTCTCTATCTGGCTCCCGATAATAAAGAGGCGGGGACTCTGCTGGCCGACACGCAGAACCGCCTGGCCGCCCAGAAAAAGATCCAGGCGGAGGGAGCAAGAAGATTTTATCTAATGATTGTTGCGATTATTTTCGCGGTACTCATTGTGTTGGCGGCGCTGATCTATTTTCTGATCAGGGCCATTCCGAGAGGAATTCCAACACAGGGAAAATCAGCTAAACTGCTGTCCGACAAAGAAAAAACGGCACTCTGGTTAAACCAGACCGGCTGGACAAAAAATCCCTTTTCGCTGCAGGCGATCCAGCAATTGTTCGCGGGTGAAAGCAAACTGGAACTCGACGGTTTGAAAAATTATCTTAAAACGAGGATTGAAGAAGCGGGGGGCAAAGGGTTTGATCCTTTTACCGACGCGGCGCTGGAAAAAGTTTACACACTGTCCAAAGGCAATCCCAAAACCGCCCTTAAGATCTGCGACTGGTCGGTCGGGCAGGCGATTCGCCGCAGCGAGTTTTCAATCACGGCCGAACTGGTCAAAGGCTATGAACTGATCGGCCTGACAAAGATCTTGATCGCCGATGACGAAGAAATAATCCGCAGCAGTCTGGACGCGATCTTGAGAAAAGGCGGCGGCTACGAGACCGACTTTGCCTTGGATGGAGAAGAAGCTTTAAAGAAAATCAAAGAGAATCTTTACGGTCTGGTCTTGCTGGACATCGAAATGCCGAAACTTGACGGTTACACTGTTTTAAAAGAAGCCAGAGCCCTGTATCCGGAACTGCCGATAATGTTTGTCACCGGCAAAGGCCGTCCGCAGAAGACGATCGAAAGCATGGCGCAGTATAATCTTAACGGTTACATCGAAAAACCGTTCACTCCGGAAAAAGTGCTCGATGTCGTCGCCAGAGTGATAAAAAAATAACCACGATTGTCAGGAATCGTGCCTGATCCTGATCGCCCGATTGACCACGTCCAGAACTTCATCGGCGGTAAAGGGCTTTTCTATAAAAGCATTCAACTTATGATGCGCGATGCTGTCCTCGATTTTTTTCACTTTGCCTTTGCCGGTTATAAAGATCACCGGCAGGTTCGGGTAAATTTTCCTCGCCCGGTTCAAAACTTCATAGCCGTCGATCTTGGGCATTTCCAGATCAAGGAGCAGGGCGTCATAAAGGTCGTTTCCGACCTTATTGAGAGCTTCCTTGCCGTCCAGGGCAAAATCGATTTCAAAGCCGCCCTTTTTTAAAATGCCTTCCAGGGAGGAACGGATTATCTCTTCATCGTCCGCGATCAATATTTTCATAATTCTCCTGTTGAATATAATAGCACTTTTTAGGCTCGAGGCAAATAGAAATAAAACCTCGAACCCTGGCCGACCGTACTTTCGACGCTGATACTGCCGCCCTGGGCCTCAACCGCTAACTTGCAGAAATAAAAACCCAGCCCGGGGCTGGTTTTGGCTTTTAACTGGGGATTCTCCGCCCTGAAATTTTTATTGAAAATTTTTGCCGCGTATTCTTTTGGAACGCCTTCGCCCGGGTGGATTATTTCAAACATAAAATGGTCTTTTTCTTGCTTCAGGTTGAGAGTGACCGCGCCCCCGCGCTCGGCCTGCTTGACGGCATTCAACAGAAGATCGGCGATGATCATCACCGTGAGTTCTTTGTCCGCCCGAACGCTTAAATTGCCGTCAACGTTTTCTTTTATGGTTTTGCTTTCTTTTTCCGCGAGCCGCCTTAACCAGGTCAATTCTTTCAGCAGTTCTCCGGCCGGGAAAGCGCTTTTAGCGACGGCCAGATCGCCTTTTTCCGCGTTGTTGATAAAACTGAGCTCCAGCAGGAGCAGCGCGAGCTTTTTAGCGCTGAAGTTGATATTTTCCAGATATTTTTTCTGTTCTGCGTTGATCGGCCCGAGCGTGTCGTCGAGAAATAAGCCGATCGAGCCGGTGATGCCGGAGAGGGGATTCTTGAGGTCGTGCAGGATCAAGTCATCGAGCATTTTTCTTCTCTAAAGCGGCTTTTATCTTGGCCATCAGGGTCGGTGGCTCGAACGGTTTTACAATAAAATCAAAGCCCCCCAGTTTTAATAATTCTTCGGCGGTCTTGGGGGAGGCGCTGGCGCTTAGTACGATCACGGGAATGCCGCGGGTTTGATCGGATTTTTTCAGCTCTTCAATGACTTTGCGCCCGTCCATTTTGGGCATCATAAGATCAAGGATGATGAGGTCCGGGCGGTTTGCTTGCGCGGCTTTCAGGCCCTCCTCGCCGTCAAAGGCGGTTATCACCTCGTAGCCCCCGGTTTTTCTAAGCCGCAGGGAAAGCATTTCCACAAATTCCGGCTCGTCGTCCATCAATAATATCTTAGCCATTTTATTCCCCCTTCGGCAGTGTAAAAGTGAATTTTGTTCCTTTGCCCGGTTCGGATTCGACCCAGACCTTCCCCTTGTGCAATTCAACCAGTTTTTTGACTATATAAAGTCCGAGCCCGGTCCCTTTTTCCCCCGGGCCCGTGCCCCGGCCGAACTGCTCGAATTTGCTGAAAGCTTTGGGCAGATCGGTTTGGGATATCCCTCGCCCGCTGTCCGCGACACTGCACTCGATCCGGTCGGCCTTATCAAGCATCGAAACTTCAATATAGCCTTTCTCGGTGAATTTGAGCGCGTTCCCGACCAGGTTCACAAAGATCTC containing:
- a CDS encoding response regulator, producing MCPFISIAQPSSLTNPTVNARTYLPGDFVHVIVQAPVDTSQITAIMPDGTPVTLIQDRRTNVWRGLWQVPIDFKKETYSANLTAVDVQGNVFTGQTDYFSVGELAMITLVGKPTPEAAPKPPLRQIITAEAAPATVAGQEELISLIKKIITPPAGAPAPELTLATKNRLVERNLAAGKEDIQQGKLSEAAAFFRIVLYLAPDNKEAGTLLADTQNRLAAQKKIQAEGARRFYLMIVAIIFAVLIVLAALIYFLIRAIPRGIPTQGKSAKLLSDKEKTALWLNQTGWTKNPFSLQAIQQLFAGESKLELDGLKNYLKTRIEEAGGKGFDPFTDAALEKVYTLSKGNPKTALKICDWSVGQAIRRSEFSITAELVKGYELIGLTKILIADDEEIIRSSLDAILRKGGGYETDFALDGEEALKKIKENLYGLVLLDIEMPKLDGYTVLKEARALYPELPIMFVTGKGRPQKTIESMAQYNLNGYIEKPFTPEKVLDVVARVIKK
- a CDS encoding response regulator, with translation MKILIADDEEIIRSSLEGILKKGGFEIDFALDGKEALNKVGNDLYDALLLDLEMPKIDGYEVLNRARKIYPNLPVIFITGKGKVKKIEDSIAHHKLNAFIEKPFTADEVLDVVNRAIRIRHDS
- a CDS encoding ATP-binding protein codes for the protein MLDDLILHDLKNPLSGITGSIGLFLDDTLGPINAEQKKYLENINFSAKKLALLLLELSFINNAEKGDLAVAKSAFPAGELLKELTWLRRLAEKESKTIKENVDGNLSVRADKELTVMIIADLLLNAVKQAERGGAVTLNLKQEKDHFMFEIIHPGEGVPKEYAAKIFNKNFRAENPQLKAKTSPGLGFYFCKLAVEAQGGSISVESTVGQGSRFYFYLPRA
- a CDS encoding response regulator codes for the protein MAKILLMDDEPEFVEMLSLRLRKTGGYEVITAFDGEEGLKAAQANRPDLIILDLMMPKMDGRKVIEELKKSDQTRGIPVIVLSASASPKTAEELLKLGGFDFIVKPFEPPTLMAKIKAALEKKNAR